A genome region from Myripristis murdjan chromosome 16, fMyrMur1.1, whole genome shotgun sequence includes the following:
- the LOC115374303 gene encoding uncharacterized protein LOC115374303: protein MMRPVVIFVLLALVGEINPIFIRLPFFRFGKHGARPRKPQISPTGTNVARGGKVAQSSLYGRAVPEKAIDGNRASKWRQGSCACTRKDLKPWWRVDLLKTHKVNYVTITNRKDCCPQRINGAEIHIGDSLSDNGNKNPRCAVVSTISAGGTQTFKCNGMRGRYVNIVIPGKRQYLTLCEVEVYGEPARDIVPTGINIARGGKVAQSSTSKNGVPEKAIDGNRANKWKQGSCTHTKEDFKPWWRLDLLKTYKVSYVTVTNRADCRRKNINGAEIHIGNSLDDNGNSNPRCALISSIPAGASKTFSCNGMKGRYVNIVIPGKKEQLSLCEVEVFGTESVDSTDFNCD from the exons ATGATGCGTCCAGTTGTGATCTTCGTCTTGCTGGCTCTTGTCGGCGAGATAAACCCTATCTTCATCCGACTTCCCTTTTTCCGCTTTG GGAAACATGGTGCAAGACCAAGAAAACCTCAGATTTCACCAACGG GTACTAATGTTGCTCGAGGAGGGAAAGTAGCTCAGTCCTCACTTTATGGGAGGGCAGTGCCTGAAAAAGCCATTGATGGGAATCGTGCGAGCAAATGGAGACAGGGCTCCTGCGCCTGCACTCGAAAAGACTTGAAACCATGGTGGAGAGTGGACCTCCTCAAGACGCACAAGGTCAACTATGTGACAATCACCAACAGAAAAGACTGCTGTCCCCAAAGGATCAACGGGGCTGAGATCCACATCGGAGATTCCCTCAGTGATAATGGAAACAAAAATCCAAG ATGTGCTGTGGTTTCCACCATCTCAGCCGGCGGCACCCAAACTTTCAAGTGCAACGGAATGAGAGGCCGATATGTCAACATCGTCATTCCCGGGAAGAGGCAGTACTTGACACTGTGTGAAGTGGAGGTTTATGGGGAACCTGCTAGGGACATTGTTCCGACTG GTATTAATATTGCTCGAGGTGGAAAAGTAGCTCAGTCTTCAACATCTAAGAATGGAGTACCTGAAAAAGCCATTGATGGGAATCGTGCTAACAAATGGAAACAGggctcctgcacacacacaaaagaggaTTTTAAACCATGGTGGAGACTGGACCTCCTCAAAACTTACAAAGTCAGCTATGTCACCGTGACCAACAGAGCGGACTGCCGCCGCAAAAACATTAACGGAGCTGAAATACACATCGGAAATTCCCTTGATGACAATGGCAACAGTAATCCCAG ATGTGCACTGATCTCATCCATCCCAGCTGGTGCTTCCAAAACCTTCTCATGTAATGGAATGAAGGGCCGTTATGTCAACATCGTGATTCCTGGGAAGAAGGAACAGCTGTCACTGTGTGAGGTTGAGGTGTTTGGGACGGAGTCAGTCGATTCCACTGATTTCAACTGTGACTGA